One Campylobacter concisus DNA segment encodes these proteins:
- a CDS encoding endonuclease III domain-containing protein → MRSTDLFLALLNHKKRNLDELKWPGEGTFEVILGAILVQNTNWKNVEKALTNLKNASKDSLQGICALENSELATLIKPSGFYNTKAKRLKTLCLAIKNEFGDFENFKENVGREWLISIRGVGAETCDAILAYACGKPYMVVDAYALRIMAYFDYIFESYDEAAEWFSSLDYDEIYKFLDSVKFDESEVLKLYHALILEFCKENFKGKILSQSGQEVLDSIKN, encoded by the coding sequence ATGAGATCAACTGATCTGTTTTTAGCCTTGCTAAATCACAAAAAGAGAAATTTAGACGAGCTAAAATGGCCAGGCGAGGGCACTTTTGAGGTTATTTTGGGTGCTATTTTAGTGCAAAATACCAACTGGAAAAACGTAGAAAAAGCACTAACTAATCTAAAAAATGCCAGCAAAGATAGCCTGCAAGGCATTTGCGCGCTTGAAAACAGCGAGCTTGCCACGCTCATAAAGCCAAGTGGTTTTTACAACACAAAGGCAAAACGGCTAAAGACGCTTTGTCTAGCTATAAAAAATGAATTTGGTGACTTTGAAAACTTTAAAGAAAACGTAGGCCGCGAGTGGCTCATAAGCATAAGAGGTGTTGGCGCTGAGACTTGCGACGCGATACTTGCTTATGCTTGCGGCAAGCCTTACATGGTCGTTGATGCTTATGCACTTAGGATAATGGCATATTTTGACTACATTTTTGAGAGCTACGACGAGGCGGCTGAGTGGTTTAGTTCGCTTGATTATGATGAAATTTATAAATTTCTTGATAGCGTGAAATTTGACGAGAGTGAGGTTTTAAAGCTCTATCATGCGCTTATTTTGGAGTTTTGCAAAGAGAATTTCAAAGGCAAAATTTTAAGCCAAAGCGGACAAGAGGTGCTTGATAGCATTAAAAACTAA
- the rfaE1 gene encoding D-glycero-beta-D-manno-heptose-7-phosphate kinase: MAKRVKILVVGDLMLDHYIWGSCERISPEAPVQVVKINNETYTLGGAGNVVRNLLSLGANVSVASVLGDDEAGKKIKEKLSELNVKDELILTEKGRESSIKSRIMASHQQVVRIDKESVVKINLEDELVLKVKENLANFKAVLLSDYGKGVLSEKVCQEIINECVRLNIPVLIDPKGSDYSKYKNATLLTPNKKEASEATNLKIKDKAELEKAIKQLKDELNLTYSIITISEEGIALYDDRLHIFAAKAKEVFDVTGAGDTVLATLGYMLANGADIKEAIKIANLAAAVVVAKIGSATASFSEIEQLLNSSFGANFEHKLKSVEELEEILSQKGKKKVVFTNGCFDILHAGHVKYLARARELGDLLVVGLNSDASVKRLKGDERPINSQNDRACVLSGLGFVDYVVIFDEDTPLNLITKIKPDVLVKGADYKGKEVVGSEIVKEVRLIDFVEGKSTTGIIKRIKDAKNDDKK, translated from the coding sequence ATGGCTAAGAGGGTTAAAATTTTAGTCGTTGGCGATCTCATGCTGGACCACTATATCTGGGGCAGTTGCGAGCGCATCTCGCCTGAAGCACCAGTGCAGGTGGTAAAGATAAATAACGAAACCTACACGCTTGGCGGCGCTGGTAACGTGGTGAGAAATTTACTTTCCCTTGGCGCAAACGTGAGCGTAGCTAGCGTCTTAGGAGATGACGAGGCTGGCAAAAAGATAAAAGAGAAGCTTAGCGAGCTAAATGTAAAAGATGAGCTCATACTTACCGAAAAAGGGCGTGAAAGCTCGATAAAAAGCCGTATCATGGCATCTCATCAGCAGGTTGTCAGAATCGATAAAGAGAGCGTTGTCAAGATAAATTTAGAAGATGAGCTTGTCTTAAAAGTCAAAGAAAATCTTGCAAATTTCAAGGCCGTCTTACTAAGTGACTACGGCAAAGGCGTGCTTAGCGAAAAGGTCTGCCAAGAGATCATAAACGAGTGCGTGAGGCTTAATATCCCAGTGCTCATAGACCCAAAAGGCAGCGACTACTCAAAATACAAAAACGCAACCCTGCTCACGCCAAATAAAAAAGAGGCGAGCGAGGCTACAAATTTAAAGATAAAAGACAAAGCCGAGCTTGAAAAAGCGATAAAACAGCTAAAAGACGAGCTAAATTTGACCTATTCGATCATCACGATCTCAGAAGAGGGCATCGCGCTTTATGATGATAGGCTACACATCTTTGCTGCCAAAGCAAAAGAGGTCTTTGACGTCACTGGTGCTGGAGATACGGTGCTTGCCACACTTGGCTACATGCTAGCAAACGGAGCTGATATAAAAGAGGCGATAAAGATAGCAAACCTCGCAGCAGCCGTAGTCGTGGCTAAGATAGGCAGCGCAACGGCTAGTTTTAGCGAGATCGAGCAGCTGCTAAATAGCTCATTTGGGGCAAATTTCGAGCACAAGCTTAAAAGTGTTGAGGAGCTAGAGGAAATTTTGAGCCAAAAGGGTAAGAAAAAGGTCGTTTTTACAAATGGCTGCTTTGATATCTTGCACGCTGGGCACGTAAAATACCTAGCCCGAGCAAGGGAGCTTGGCGATCTTTTGGTCGTTGGGCTAAACTCGGACGCTTCAGTTAAGAGGCTAAAAGGCGATGAGCGTCCTATAAATTCGCAAAATGATAGAGCCTGCGTGCTAAGCGGGCTTGGATTTGTCGATTATGTCGTGATATTTGATGAGGATACGCCTTTAAATTTGATCACCAAAATAAAGCCAGATGTGCTTGTAAAAGGGGCTGACTATAAAGGCAAAGAGGTCGTTGGCAGCGAGATCGTAAAAGAGGTCAGGCTGATCGACTTTGTCGAGGGCAAAAGCACAACGGGGATAATAAAAAGGATAAAAGATGCTAAAAATGATGATAAAAAATGA
- the rfaD gene encoding ADP-glyceromanno-heptose 6-epimerase produces the protein MNLNEKKIVITGGAGFIGSALAHYFDENYKDAHVLVVDKFRNDETFSNGNLKSFGHFKNLLGFKGEIYAGDINDRSTLEKIKSFAPDVIYHEAAISDTTVKEQDELIKTNVNAFVNLLDICESLGAKIIYASSGATYGNAKSPQTVGECEAPNNVYGFSKLSMDNINKIYAKRGVSVVGLRYFNVFGKGEFFKNKTASMVLQFGLQILAGKTPRLFEGSDQIKRDFVYIKDIIDANIKALDAPSSVYNAATGKARSFQDIANILQREIGVNLGNEYIKNPFIGSYQFHTEADVAPAREAFGFSATWSLEDAIKDYLPEIKRIYKEEING, from the coding sequence ATGAATTTAAACGAAAAAAAGATAGTTATAACTGGCGGCGCTGGCTTTATCGGCTCAGCTTTGGCGCATTATTTTGATGAAAACTATAAAGACGCTCACGTGCTTGTCGTGGATAAATTTAGAAACGACGAGACATTTAGCAATGGCAACCTAAAAAGCTTTGGACATTTTAAAAATTTACTTGGCTTTAAGGGTGAAATTTACGCTGGTGACATCAACGATCGTAGCACGCTTGAAAAGATAAAGAGCTTTGCTCCAGACGTCATCTACCACGAGGCAGCGATCTCAGACACGACCGTAAAAGAGCAAGACGAGCTAATAAAAACAAATGTAAATGCCTTTGTAAATTTACTTGACATCTGCGAGAGTTTGGGCGCAAAGATAATCTACGCAAGCTCAGGGGCGACTTATGGCAATGCAAAGAGCCCACAAACTGTTGGCGAGTGCGAAGCGCCAAATAACGTCTATGGCTTTAGCAAGCTAAGCATGGATAATATCAATAAAATTTATGCAAAGCGCGGTGTGAGTGTAGTTGGGCTGAGGTATTTTAATGTCTTTGGTAAAGGCGAGTTTTTCAAAAACAAGACCGCCTCGATGGTGCTGCAGTTTGGTCTGCAAATTTTAGCTGGCAAGACCCCAAGGCTCTTTGAGGGTAGCGACCAGATCAAGCGTGACTTTGTCTATATAAAAGATATCATCGATGCAAATATAAAAGCACTTGATGCGCCAAGTAGCGTCTATAACGCAGCTACTGGCAAGGCTAGAAGCTTTCAAGATATCGCTAACATCTTGCAGCGCGAGATCGGCGTAAATTTAGGCAACGAATATATCAAAAACCCATTTATCGGCTCGTATCAGTTTCACACTGAGGCCGACGTCGCCCCAGCTCGTGAGGCATTTGGCTTTAGTGCGACTTGGAGCTTGGAAGATGCGATAAAAGATTACTTACCAGAGATAAAGAGAATTTATAAGGAAGAGATAAATGGCTAA
- the cysK gene encoding cysteine synthase A — MIYDNIVKTIGNTPIVKVKTGADEAEIYVKLEFFNPGGSVKDRIAFNMITKMLADGTLKHGDTIVEPTSGNTGIGVAMCGAALGFKVILCMPESMSIERRKIVAAYGAHLELTPAAGGMKAAIARATELASQPNHVMLSQFENKYNPQAHELTTAAEIVADFSKLDAFVAGVGTGGTISGVAKVLKEKGYDTKIIAVEPEASPVLSGGNPGPHKIQGIGAGFLPNTMDMSLVSEVEKVSNDDALNAARAIAKSDGLMIGISGGASYVAAKRVAKRLGAGKKVLFIAPDNGERYLSTELYGA; from the coding sequence ATGATCTACGATAACATCGTAAAAACGATCGGTAATACACCTATCGTAAAGGTTAAAACAGGTGCTGATGAGGCTGAAATTTACGTAAAATTAGAGTTTTTTAACCCAGGCGGCTCTGTAAAAGATAGGATCGCATTTAATATGATCACTAAAATGCTAGCTGATGGCACGCTAAAACATGGCGACACTATCGTTGAGCCAACAAGCGGAAATACAGGTATCGGCGTAGCTATGTGCGGTGCTGCACTTGGCTTTAAAGTGATCCTTTGCATGCCTGAGAGCATGAGTATCGAAAGACGCAAGATCGTGGCTGCATATGGCGCTCATCTTGAGCTAACTCCTGCAGCTGGTGGTATGAAAGCAGCGATCGCAAGAGCTACTGAGCTAGCTTCTCAGCCAAATCACGTAATGCTAAGCCAGTTTGAAAACAAGTATAACCCACAAGCTCACGAGCTAACAACAGCTGCTGAGATCGTGGCTGATTTTAGCAAGCTTGATGCCTTTGTAGCAGGCGTTGGTACAGGTGGCACGATAAGCGGCGTGGCAAAGGTTCTAAAAGAAAAAGGCTATGACACTAAGATCATCGCAGTAGAGCCTGAGGCATCACCGGTTTTAAGTGGCGGCAACCCAGGACCACATAAAATTCAAGGCATCGGAGCTGGATTTTTACCAAATACGATGGATATGAGCCTAGTTAGCGAAGTAGAAAAAGTAAGCAACGATGACGCACTAAACGCAGCTAGAGCGATCGCAAAGAGCGATGGCTTGATGATAGGCATAAGTGGTGGCGCTTCTTACGTGGCTGCAAAAAGAGTGGCTAAAAGACTTGGCGCTGGCAAAAAAGTGCTTTTCATAGCTCCAGATAACGGCGAGAGATACCTAAGTACAGAGCTTTACGGAGCGTAA
- the gmhA gene encoding D-sedoheptulose 7-phosphate isomerase — protein MLKMMIKNELEAHQKTFSEHVNLLGSLERACQMVAETLKNGKKVLICGNGGSAADAQHFAAELTGRYKSERQALPGIALTTDTSALTAIGNDYGFDYVFSRQFEALAQEGDLLVAISTSGNSKNVLEAIKSAKKMGVSVLGLSGKGGGAMNKGCDLNLVVNSSDTARIQESHIFFIHTICQAVDEAFRG, from the coding sequence ATGCTAAAAATGATGATAAAAAATGAGCTCGAGGCTCACCAAAAGACATTTAGCGAGCATGTAAATTTGCTGGGCAGCCTAGAGCGCGCTTGTCAGATGGTGGCTGAGACGCTAAAAAATGGCAAAAAGGTGCTGATATGCGGTAACGGCGGCTCTGCGGCGGACGCACAGCACTTTGCAGCCGAGCTAACTGGCAGATATAAAAGCGAGCGTCAAGCACTGCCAGGCATCGCGCTAACTACCGATACTTCGGCACTTACGGCTATTGGCAATGACTACGGCTTTGACTATGTTTTTTCACGCCAGTTTGAGGCTTTGGCACAGGAGGGCGACTTGCTCGTGGCGATCTCAACAAGTGGCAACAGCAAAAACGTCCTTGAGGCGATAAAAAGTGCCAAGAAAATGGGCGTATCGGTGCTTGGACTTAGCGGTAAAGGCGGTGGCGCGATGAATAAAGGATGTGATCTAAATTTAGTCGTTAACTCAAGCGATACAGCAAGAATTCAAGAGTCGCATATTTTTTTCATCCACACGATCTGCCAAGCCGTAGATGAGGCTTTTAGGGGCTAA
- the gmhB gene encoding D-glycero-beta-D-manno-heptose 1,7-bisphosphate 7-phosphatase, whose translation MIKETANKALFLDRDGVINEDAGYVCEIEDFKFIDGIFDALREFAEAGYKLFVVTNQSGIGRGYYTQEQFDALNKFMLESFKKEQIFITKVYFCPHAPEVDCACRKPNPKMILDACKEFDIELENSLMIGDKPSDVEAGKRAGVGRNFLLDGINFKDIRDVLNKLKKEKSL comes from the coding sequence ATGATAAAAGAAACAGCTAACAAAGCACTTTTTTTAGACCGCGACGGCGTCATAAATGAAGACGCTGGATACGTTTGCGAGATTGAGGACTTTAAATTTATTGATGGCATTTTTGATGCGTTGAGGGAATTTGCTGAGGCTGGCTACAAGCTCTTTGTCGTGACAAATCAATCAGGCATCGGCAGGGGCTACTACACGCAGGAGCAGTTTGACGCTCTAAACAAATTTATGCTAGAAAGCTTTAAAAAAGAGCAAATTTTTATCACCAAAGTCTATTTTTGTCCGCACGCTCCAGAGGTGGATTGCGCTTGCAGAAAACCAAATCCAAAAATGATACTTGATGCTTGTAAAGAGTTTGACATAGAGCTTGAAAACTCGCTCATGATAGGCGATAAGCCAAGCGACGTCGAGGCTGGCAAAAGGGCAGGTGTGGGTAGAAATTTCTTGCTTGATGGCATAAATTTTAAAGATATAAGAGATGTTTTAAATAAGCTAAAAAAGGAAAAATCACTATGA
- the epsC gene encoding serine O-acetyltransferase EpsC, producing the protein MWESLKELVQTVREKDPSVHSCCFLAILINTPGIHAVLFHKISHFLYEKKWFFLARLISQIARFLTGIEIHPGAKIGRRFFIDHGMGVVIGETAEVGDDVMMYHQVTLGGTGKECGKRHPTVKNGVTIAAGSKILGAITIGENAKIGANSVVLKNVPANATVVGIPARVVRVNGTKFEPEFII; encoded by the coding sequence ATGTGGGAGAGTCTAAAAGAGCTAGTTCAAACCGTCCGTGAAAAAGACCCATCGGTGCATAGTTGTTGCTTTTTGGCGATACTTATAAACACTCCTGGCATCCATGCGGTTTTGTTTCATAAAATTTCACATTTTTTATATGAAAAAAAGTGGTTTTTTCTAGCTAGACTCATCTCGCAAATAGCAAGATTTCTAACAGGCATCGAGATCCACCCAGGGGCCAAGATCGGTAGGAGATTTTTCATAGATCACGGCATGGGCGTGGTTATCGGCGAGACGGCCGAGGTTGGGGATGATGTGATGATGTATCATCAAGTGACACTTGGAGGCACTGGCAAAGAGTGTGGCAAGCGCCATCCAACCGTTAAAAATGGCGTGACTATCGCCGCTGGCTCAAAGATACTTGGGGCTATAACGATCGGCGAAAATGCCAAGATCGGCGCAAACTCAGTCGTGCTAAAAAACGTCCCAGCAAACGCAACAGTAGTAGGCATACCAGCAAGAGTTGTCAGAGTAAATGGGACAAAATTTGAACCAGAATTTATCATTTAA
- a CDS encoding c-type cytochrome gives MKKLLIVSSVAALLSTAAFAADGATIYKKCVACHGAKAEKVFNNKVPALTSLDAAAIEAALKGYKTGANKFGLGAMMKPIATPMSDEDAKAVAEYIQTLK, from the coding sequence ATGAAAAAACTACTAATCGTTTCAAGTGTTGCAGCACTACTTTCAACTGCTGCTTTCGCTGCAGATGGCGCTACTATCTATAAAAAATGCGTTGCCTGTCATGGCGCTAAAGCTGAAAAAGTTTTCAATAACAAAGTTCCAGCTTTAACATCACTTGATGCAGCAGCTATCGAAGCAGCTCTAAAAGGCTACAAAACAGGAGCAAATAAATTTGGTCTTGGTGCTATGATGAAACCTATCGCTACTCCAATGAGCGATGAAGATGCAAAAGCAGTAGCTGAATACATCCAAACTTTAAAATAA
- a CDS encoding SseB family protein, translated as MQEAMDKFLNDPCQKNEINLISALKKATFFAPVLLNQALAKPDGGVVYEEEGSNIKFILLEDEGEKLSYFPAFTSKEAMKLWRNDSEQESIEIGLKEYLAMLKESSYAGVVVDAFSYDFVLKRELIEKILA; from the coding sequence ATGCAAGAAGCGATGGATAAATTTTTAAATGATCCTTGCCAGAAAAATGAGATAAATTTGATATCAGCTTTGAAAAAGGCCACATTTTTTGCTCCGGTGCTTTTAAACCAAGCGCTTGCAAAGCCTGATGGTGGCGTCGTCTATGAAGAAGAGGGCTCAAATATCAAATTTATCCTCCTTGAAGATGAGGGCGAGAAGCTTAGCTATTTTCCGGCATTTACAAGCAAAGAGGCGATGAAGCTTTGGCGAAACGACAGCGAGCAAGAGAGCATAGAGATAGGGCTAAAAGAGTATCTTGCGATGCTAAAAGAGAGTAGTTACGCTGGCGTCGTGGTGGATGCTTTTAGCTATGACTTTGTGCTAAAAAGAGAGCTGATAGAAAAAATCCTCGCCTAG
- a CDS encoding ATP-binding protein, whose amino-acid sequence MIDWGVKYAAIYKSTKGMLKPVEDIDFVDIDSLYGLEKQKEILLKNTRNFIAGNEANHVLLWGERGCGKSSLVRAVFTKFYKEGLRIIEIGCEDLKYLGDIIDEIRKSEFKFIIFCDDLSFENGSNEYKFLKPIMDGSIQKPPKNVLLYATSNRRHLISEFKSENENSELIDGEIHYSDAAQEKISLSDRFGLWISFYQGNYDEYLKMVDFYFKDYTGDKDELHTLAKNFATLRASRSGRTAKQFYLTFKENLK is encoded by the coding sequence ATGATAGATTGGGGTGTGAAGTACGCAGCGATTTATAAGAGCACAAAAGGGATGTTAAAGCCAGTTGAGGATATCGATTTTGTCGATATCGACTCACTTTATGGGCTTGAAAAACAAAAAGAAATTTTGCTAAAAAATACTAGAAATTTTATAGCTGGCAACGAGGCAAATCACGTGCTTCTTTGGGGCGAGAGAGGATGTGGCAAGTCAAGCCTTGTAAGGGCTGTTTTTACTAAATTTTATAAAGAGGGACTTCGCATCATCGAGATCGGCTGCGAGGATCTAAAATACCTTGGCGACATCATCGACGAGATCAGAAAGAGCGAGTTTAAATTTATCATTTTCTGCGATGATCTAAGCTTTGAAAATGGCAGCAATGAGTATAAATTTCTAAAACCTATCATGGATGGCTCTATCCAAAAGCCGCCAAAAAACGTCCTTTTATACGCTACATCAAATCGCAGACATCTAATAAGCGAGTTTAAGAGTGAAAATGAAAACTCAGAGCTAATAGACGGAGAAATTCACTACAGCGACGCAGCTCAGGAGAAAATTTCTCTCTCAGATCGCTTTGGTCTTTGGATCAGCTTTTATCAAGGCAACTACGACGAGTACCTAAAAATGGTTGATTTTTACTTTAAAGACTACACTGGCGACAAAGATGAGCTTCACACGCTTGCTAAAAATTTCGCCACGCTAAGAGCTAGCAGAAGTGGCAGGACTGCAAAGCAGTTTTATCTAACTTTTAAAGAAAATTTAAAATGA
- the mfd gene encoding transcription-repair coupling factor, which yields MQAKVYEYLLTHIPQILICEDDKEAALCADAASFAGFSAFKLPDFRAKKGDDLRSFNEELFEISSVLSKYYKFDGKKIIISPFSTLLNPLPTQKNLESSTIKLKDNLNLNEFADLLIRFGYECVDIVESVGEFSIRGEVVDIYGVNMDDPVRILLFGDEVESIRNYNTATQISNKAELSEAEIVPFIANLSKDEFEKVSQKIEDMQSDALVSDINSLGFWAIDSFSDYLKEFDSKLVKKIDFEIYDAPEEKFKGIEILPEPKVYKDLEVTLNFDFFELNKSKNITVLSRNEGLFKGYELDGFANVKLEISPLVVNLTSSDKIVVSLNKFEKKRRVKRSSLVVDELKVNDYVVHEEYGIGRFLGLEKIKVLGATKEFVVIAYQNDDKLLLPVEHLNLIDRYIAQNGSMAVLDRLGKANFAKIKEKVREKLFAIASKIVAMAAKRELIAGKILQKEDISYLNFVQDAGFSYTSDQQKAVNDIKDELKSGKVMDRLLSGDVGFGKTEVAMNAIFTCIKSGFSAFFFVPTTLLSSQHYKTLSQRFSKFGIKVFRLDRFSSAKEKSSLQKALKENEPIVCVGTHALLGVKAENLGLIVVDEEHKFGVKQKEQLKEISQHSHILSMSATPIPRSLNMALSKIKTYSILATPPSSRLDVRTSVREWDEKVVKEAIMRELRRGGQTFYIHNHIADIEQTANDLRKILPKLRILILHSKVNAKVTEDEMMKFERGEYDLLLCTSIVESGIHLPNANTIIVENANKFGMADLHQLRGRVGRSDKQAYCYFLVEDKDAISKDALKRLVALEGNSFLGAGSVLAYHDLEIRGGGNIIGEAQSGHIEAIGYSLYLKMLEDEINKLLNQDSAKLDKIDLKLSVSAFLNQEFIREDRLRLEIYRRLSKCKEVAEVYEIQSELEDRFGKIDTFTKQFLDLIIIKILALKAGIKTISNSEQNILITKNDDEKIRLKSRSKDDDDVLAEILVYLRKDKR from the coding sequence ATGCAAGCAAAGGTCTATGAGTATCTTTTAACACACATCCCACAAATTCTCATCTGCGAAGATGACAAAGAGGCGGCACTCTGCGCTGATGCGGCTAGTTTTGCTGGCTTTAGCGCCTTTAAACTACCTGATTTTAGAGCTAAAAAGGGTGATGATCTAAGAAGCTTTAATGAAGAGCTTTTTGAAATTTCATCGGTTCTTAGCAAATACTATAAATTTGATGGCAAAAAGATCATCATAAGCCCATTTAGCACGCTTTTAAACCCACTTCCAACGCAAAAAAACTTAGAAAGCTCAACGATCAAGCTAAAAGATAATCTAAATTTAAACGAATTTGCCGACCTACTCATACGCTTTGGCTACGAGTGCGTCGATATCGTTGAGAGCGTTGGCGAGTTTAGCATACGTGGCGAAGTGGTGGATATTTATGGCGTAAATATGGATGATCCTGTTAGAATTTTACTCTTTGGCGATGAGGTGGAGAGTATAAGAAATTATAACACCGCCACGCAAATTAGCAATAAAGCCGAGCTAAGCGAAGCCGAGATCGTGCCATTTATCGCAAATCTTAGCAAAGATGAGTTTGAAAAAGTGAGCCAAAAGATCGAGGATATGCAAAGCGATGCCTTGGTGAGCGATATAAATTCGCTTGGATTTTGGGCGATAGATAGCTTTAGCGACTACTTAAAAGAATTTGACTCAAAGCTGGTTAAGAAGATCGATTTTGAAATTTATGATGCGCCAGAGGAGAAATTTAAGGGCATTGAAATTTTGCCTGAGCCAAAGGTTTATAAAGACCTAGAAGTTACTTTAAATTTTGACTTTTTTGAACTAAATAAGAGCAAAAATATAACCGTTCTTTCAAGAAACGAGGGGCTTTTTAAGGGCTATGAGCTTGATGGCTTTGCCAACGTAAAGCTTGAAATTTCGCCCCTTGTAGTAAATTTAACCTCAAGCGACAAGATCGTAGTATCACTAAATAAATTTGAGAAAAAAAGGCGAGTTAAGCGCTCAAGCCTCGTGGTGGACGAGCTAAAAGTAAATGACTATGTAGTGCATGAAGAGTATGGCATAGGCCGGTTTTTAGGGCTTGAAAAGATCAAGGTTTTGGGCGCTACTAAAGAATTTGTGGTTATCGCCTATCAAAATGATGACAAGCTTCTTTTGCCAGTTGAGCATCTAAATTTGATAGACCGCTACATCGCGCAAAATGGCTCTATGGCGGTGCTTGATCGCCTTGGCAAGGCGAATTTTGCCAAGATAAAAGAAAAAGTTAGAGAAAAACTCTTTGCGATCGCCTCAAAGATCGTAGCAATGGCAGCAAAAAGGGAGCTAATCGCAGGCAAAATTTTACAAAAAGAGGACATCTCTTATCTAAATTTCGTCCAAGACGCTGGTTTTTCATACACGAGCGATCAGCAAAAGGCGGTAAATGATATAAAAGATGAGCTAAAAAGCGGCAAGGTTATGGATAGGCTGCTTAGTGGAGATGTTGGTTTTGGCAAGACTGAAGTTGCGATGAATGCCATATTTACCTGCATAAAATCAGGCTTTAGCGCGTTTTTCTTTGTCCCAACGACACTTCTTAGCTCGCAGCATTACAAGACACTAAGCCAAAGATTTAGCAAATTTGGTATAAAGGTCTTTAGGCTGGATCGTTTTTCAAGTGCCAAAGAAAAATCAAGCTTGCAAAAAGCGCTAAAAGAAAATGAGCCCATAGTTTGCGTGGGTACGCATGCGCTTCTTGGCGTAAAGGCTGAAAATTTAGGCCTTATCGTGGTTGATGAAGAACATAAATTTGGCGTTAAGCAAAAAGAGCAGCTAAAAGAAATTTCTCAGCACTCACACATCTTAAGCATGAGCGCCACGCCGATACCAAGAAGCCTAAATATGGCGCTTAGCAAGATAAAAACATATAGCATTTTAGCCACTCCGCCAAGCTCAAGGCTGGATGTGAGAACAAGCGTGAGAGAGTGGGACGAAAAGGTCGTCAAAGAGGCTATCATGCGTGAGCTAAGGCGCGGCGGGCAGACCTTTTACATCCACAACCACATCGCAGACATCGAGCAGACGGCAAATGATCTAAGAAAAATTTTGCCAAAGCTTAGAATTTTGATACTTCACTCAAAGGTAAATGCGAAAGTCACTGAAGATGAGATGATGAAATTTGAGCGGGGCGAGTATGACTTGCTGCTTTGCACCAGCATCGTTGAAAGCGGCATCCACTTGCCAAATGCAAACACCATAATTGTAGAAAATGCTAATAAATTTGGCATGGCTGACCTGCATCAGCTGCGTGGTCGCGTGGGCAGAAGCGACAAGCAAGCTTATTGCTACTTTTTGGTTGAGGATAAAGACGCCATTAGCAAAGACGCTCTAAAACGCCTTGTGGCACTTGAGGGCAACTCATTTTTGGGCGCTGGCTCAGTGCTAGCCTATCACGACCTTGAGATAAGAGGTGGTGGTAACATCATCGGCGAGGCGCAAAGCGGTCACATCGAGGCTATCGGCTACTCGCTATATCTAAAAATGCTAGAAGATGAGATAAACAAGCTTCTTAATCAAGACTCCGCAAAGCTTGACAAGATCGATCTAAAGCTTAGTGTGAGCGCCTTTTTAAATCAAGAATTTATAAGAGAAGATAGGCTAAGGCTTGAAATTTACAGGCGCCTTAGCAAGTGTAAAGAGGTCGCCGAGGTCTATGAGATACAAAGCGAGCTTGAGGATAGATTTGGCAAGATAGATACATTTACAAAGCAGTTTTTAGACCTTATCATCATCAAAATTTTAGCTCTAAAAGCTGGCATAAAGACGATCTCAAACAGCGAACAAAATATACTAATAACGAAAAATGATGACGAGAAGATCAGGCTAAAGTCACGTAGCAAGGATGATGACGATGTTTTGGCTGAAATTTTGGTCTATCTAAGAAAGGATAAGAGATGA